In the Vibrio crassostreae genome, GAGTCGCGCTGAAGGAGCCGGCGTAATTATCTCTTCTAAACTTTCTTGGATCGTTTTTGGCTGTCTTCTCAAGCACCGTCCAAATCATTTCTTCAAGGAACTCAGGGTGACGCTTTGGATCGAGCGCCATCGTATCGCGCATACAAAACCAGTTATTGCCCCCTAATTTTTGCTGGCGGTAAGCACTATAAAAATACGCGGATTGCAAACCTTGTAGGTAGGCGTTTAAGCGTATGGATCCCACAGTGTCTGTTTCATCAATGTGCTGCAAGAAGTAGGGCAGTTTGGTGATGTCTGGCAGGTCTTGGGAATATGGTCTTTTATTTATTACCGCGAGCTCGTACTGCTCGTGTATCTCGCTCAGCAGTTGAGTGAGCTCAGGAGAGCGGGGTTGAGCTTGCACGCTCGCACAGGTAAGTAGCAGTAATGGTAAGACAGTTTTCATGGTCACTCTCCCTTTAGAACCCTGTTCATAATACCAGCACCTAGGTGGTGCATAAAGTTCTATTTTATGAATCGAGATCAATATTATGCTTTCGGTTTTTTTGTGTATCTTGGCGCTGATGGATAGGCTTGGTCGGAGGTGACGTATTCCGTCCTTTCGGGTGGAGTGACCTCCTCTTCGACTTGCGACGCGATGGTCAGTTTAATCATCGGCTCAGGTTTGCTGATGGGTTTCTGCGCCTCCTCTTGTTGATACCTCACTTCATCGGTGACACCATCAAAGCGCTCTTGATTAAACAGTCCGCCCGTTTCATTGTTGTGCAGCATAGCCGTGCGGGTAGCAGCCACGGTATCGACGGTACTCCCCCATTCTTTCTCCATCGTGTTGTTTTGCTCCGGTGAGAGGGTAAGTGGCCCTGTCGGTGTGGTGGCTTGGTGCGCTTGGTTCATTTTGCCCACAATTTTTGCCGCATCACCATCGAGCCCCGCCATGGTGGCGAACGCTTCAGTGCGAGTGAATTCTTGCCAAGACTTTTTAGCATCGGCAATATCTTCCGGTTGATGGGCGGTCATTAGGCGTTGGACGTCTGGTTGTTCTAACTGTTTTTCTAGGTAATTCTGGAAGCCTTGAATCGCGTTGGCCGTAAAGCTGGCACTGCCAGAGTCTAGGCGCGTTTGAGTATTCGATAGGGCGTTCAAGTCCGATTGGCTTTGCATCACGCTAGCACCAAGAGACTTGGTGTTGCTGGCGTTAATCGCAAAATCATGCGCAAACTGCTCAACCGAAGTTCGGGTGTCTTTATTATCCACCTGCGTACCGGCACTGGTCACGGCATTGGCCCCTTCGGTGTATTGTTTCGTGGCTTGCTCAAGCTGCTGCTTTTGCTCGGTATTCATCTTGCTGTAAGCCGTACGTTCATCATCAGACCATTTCACACCGCCACTGGCGCCTAAATTGAATGGCGATGCCCCTTTGCCTGTGCCTACGCCGCCCTCGAAGCCGCCATAGACACTTTGCAGGTAAGCTTGTGATTGGTCTTTCGTCCAACCCGTTTGTTGACTTACGCTGTTCACTGCCGTTTGCATGTCATTCATGCCTTGACTGACTTGAGTGTTAAAGCCACTGGTGCTGCCTTCACCGTAAGCCAGGTTTTTACTCACACTGTCATGCCAGCGGTCGCTCAGCGCGGCGCCTCCTTGGATAGTTTGACCCAGTTGGGTGCTATTTTGCTCTAGGTTTTGCGCTGTGTGACTACGGGCATTCGCCACACTCTCTTGCAGCATGCTTTGCGTGTTGGCGCTGATGTTGCCGCGACTGGTGGTTTGTGAGCTGTCGTAGGTGGTGCGCCCATCTCCGTGTTGTGTGGTCACCGAGCCGTCTGGGTTTTGGGTGTAGGTGTGGCCCTGGTTGGTTAGGGTATTTGTATCAAACTTATTGGCATGCGTGTTGTTCATGCTGTGGTTGTCAATCTGCATACTGCCAAAATCCAGATTACCCGTGGAAGCCGCAGCACTGGCTCTAGCATTGGTCGAGTTAATCATGCTCGATAGCTGATAGTTCATGCTCGACAGGACTTCTTGACCGCCTTTTAAAATCCCTTTGGCTATCATAGGGACGGCTACCATCAAGATACCGGTCATCCAGGCGAAGCGACTGTGAAGCTCATCCGCGGTATTCGCGTTGGAGAGCACCAGCCCTCCGAACTTCCCCGAGACATCCGTAGACAGAGACTCCAGCCCCCAAAGCTGAAAGCCGTTGATGATGGCAAACAAGGCTGGCCAAGTGGCCAAAAAGGCAAACGTGCCAAAATAGTTTTTGAGCACCATCATGGTTAAGCCAGGAATGACTGCCGCCCCGGCAACAAAGAAGCCCAAACACGCGAACAACATAAACATCATCGTATGGAGCATCGGCAAGTATTCTCTCGCCATTAAGCCCAATGACGCCCACATCGAGGTGGTTTGCAGTTTGTTGGTGGTATAGGCGTAATTGAGCGCGGCTTGCGTTGGGTCTAGGCTATCAAGGTTATAGCGCAGCTCGTTCATCAACATATTTTGTTTGATGGTGTTGGACGCGCTGGTACTGATGGCAAAAAATTTGTTGTAGCTGCGCTGCAACGATTGCACCACTTGGGGTTTATAACGGTCCGCGTCTTTGCCGAGCAATTGATGCGCTAACAAACTCATGTTTTTATCTGCGGCATCATTAAAGCGCTGCTTGATGATAGGGTAGGCTTCTTCGCACCGCTTGTAGGTGCTTTGACCGCCCCCTTCATCAAGAAAAAGGGCGCGCAGTGGGCTTTGCCTAACGCCGTCTAGAAAGGCAAAAATATCAGGCGCGGCAAAGAGTTCATCCCAGGTGTATTTCCCGTTGATTCTCACATCCCCAATCATGCAGTTATGAAAGTAGTCTCGCCAGAGCTTTTGTAGCGCCAACTCATTGATTCTGGATTGTCTTGAGAGCTGATAAAGCTCAGAGCCAAACAGCATCCCAGTCCGACCATAACGCTCATCGTCAGAGGTGGTGAAAATGCCTTCCACGCCTTCGGCCATCCCCACCATGATAGAAGAGAAAAAGTAAGTAGGCACGGCCACGAGGTAAGGGACATTATCCACCTTGTAAGCCTTACCCGGTTGCGTCTTATCGATGATAAGCATGTCGGCTTTCATATTGATTAGAAACAGGGGCACAGCAAAGAACACCACCATCCATTTGATGAGGTCTTTGGGATTCCGTGACAGCATGAAGATAAACAAACTGGTAACAAGCCCCAGCATCATGCACATCTGTAAGTAATCCCCAAAGGTATTGGTTCTAAAAAAAGTGGCCAGCGCATTAAAGGCTTTGTTGACCACTTCGCCGGAAGTGTAAGTGTAATATTCGAGTATCATAGGTCAGTTCCCATAAGCTTGCGCAGGTTTGGTGGTCGTGCTGATTTCATTTGTGCTTTGCAGCGCGGTTTTTCTCTGCGAATCAATCAGTTGATTGCGTTTGTTGAGCGCTTCAATGGCTTTATCGGCAAGCCCCGCGGTAAAGCGTTTGGCGTTATCGATATCACGAGTGATGAGGGCGATGTCATCCTGGCTGTTGTTGGTGTTGGCTAAGGATTGGCTGGCAACATTTAACATGCTCACGAGGTACTGATTAAGCAGCTCCACCGCTATCATTCGCGAGTAGTTGCTGGTATCGGGGGGTTGCTTGGCGGATAAGTCGTCAATAAAGAACTTGAGTACCGGCGTTTGAATCAGCTCCAGAAAGCCCTCTTGTTGACGCGTGAGTCTTTGGTCGGTGGCTATCTTTTGCAGTATCGAGTCCAGTTGTTTGCGTATCTGGTTTTGAATCCCGTTGGCTTGAGTGATGGAGAGGTTATTGCGCTTGGTAATGGTAATGCACGCATCAGGGGCTGTTTTGCGACACTGATAAACGTCAGACTTGCCCCCTTCGAGCAAGACATTGACCAGATTGTTGTTGTCGGTCAAAAGGCTAGGGTAGTAACGCGGGTTGCCGTCTTTGTCGTACACGTAAGTGCCTGACAAGCTCATCATAAATTGCGCTAGATTTTTGTCGGAGGACAAAAAAGCGTTATTCATGATCGCAGACCAGACCACGTTGTGATGGGTTTGGGTCATATCTTTTAGCGCTGGATCCTTTTTGGCGTTCGCTAATTGACCGGCCGCTTTGCCTCCTGCGCCACATTCCTGCTGACCTTGCACCCAATCCGAGAAGGCATTGTTTTGTGTGCCGAGGGCCGCGCAGACGTGCTTTTTGGTGGCGGGCAAAGCAAAGGCGGCCAGTCCACCGATGGACGCTTGCGCGGCTTCACAAGAGTTCACCGATTGATTGAGATATTTGTCGAGCCTGGCTTGGAGATTATCCAGGTTTTGTTTGAGCTGCGGCGCCCAGGTTTGCAGGGCTAAATTGACAATAAAAGGAGGAGCATTATGAATAATCGCTTTGCCCAGTTTCACCAGTTGGTCTGAGCTGATGTGTGAAAATCCTCCCATAAACATATCAATGCCAGAGCATCCCGTACTGATTGAAGGGACCGTGACGCTGACCAATTGTGCATCGACAATTTGATTACGCACAAACAAACTGCCACCGGTGTAGTAGTTGGCCGACTGCCCTTGGTAAGCCGTTGGGTTTGAGACGTTGGCGTTATACCCTGAGTTATCAAAAAAACGCGCCAGTGAGTGGTTGGTGTCGGCGTGGCTAGCGCTTGATAAGCTGATAAGAACGAAAGGAATAACTCGCTTATGCACCGAAACGGTGGATAAGTGGTGGAAAAGTGATCGCTTCATTGCAGCGCCTCCTGCACACGCGGATCGTTAAGGGCGTTCTGAATGCTATGAGCCAGCGTGCTTTCTGGGACGTCTCCAATGCTCAGACGTGAGAATTTACGGCTGTTGACGTTCATTAAAAAGGTCGCAGGCATGACCGTTTTCCTCTGGCCTGGAAAAAAGGTTTTGCCTATCTCTGGTGTGACAGGAATAGGGACCTCAAACCCTAGAATGCCTGGACCATCAACAGAGAAGGCGTAAACCGGTAATTGAAATCGTTCGCCAAGGCGAGTGATTTTAGGAGCTGTCTTATGGCAGTACGGGCAGGTGCTTTCAAAAAAGAACACCAGGGCATATTGGTTTTGCATAGCAGCATGTGCGGTGGTTGCATGAATCAAAAAAGCCAGCACAAGGGTACGAAAAAATGGCATAGCGCCTCCTGACGTTTTAGGAAGAAATAAAAGAGAGTGAACATCCTTTAAGAGAGCGGCATGGACGAAGTTGCTTTAAAAATCCGATTGCTCAAAATTGGTGGCGACGTTGTAAAAGCGTCCAATTAAATCATTTTGGCTTATCCAGCCGTACGCCAGTGGCTTCATCTCTCCAGTGCTTGGCTGCACCAAAATTAAGGCGGGCGTAAAAGGCACCGAGACTTTGCCTTGATTGTGGCGGTTTTCTTTGAGGTGAGTGATGAAGGTTCCGTCATTACTGATCCCAAGGAGCTCAAAATGGTATCGGTCAGCAAACGCTTGAATGGATGGGGCGAGTTGCTGGCTCAGTGTATCTTCCCCGTCATAGACAAAGAAAAAGCCCCATCCGTCTTGCTTCATATTTTCAACCGCCGCGGTTTTCTTCTTCTCCTCTAACTCTAAATACACCTGTCTTGCTGCTTGCTCGGTCGGATGGTCTTTGGTGTAAGAAAACTCCGGTCTTTCGAGCAGCAGCGCTTTAAAGGTCATGCCCAATTGGTCGGTTTGGTCCGTGATAAAATGATTTAACGCTAAAAACTTCGCGAGCTTGTCTTTATCTTTGGGATGAATGACCGCGTCGTTTTGCGCCTCAATATGCACAGAGTGAAACCAGTCCATCTGTTCGGTGGCCGATAGGGTTTTAGGGCTTGATACTGTGGTTTGCGTGTTGCTTGGTAGCGGCTTAGGTTTGGGTTTGTCGGGCCTTGCCTTAGGCTCGTTGTACCATCGCCACCCTAGAGGGGTTTCATGAGCCAGAGTGGGTGGGAGGTGGGCAAGCAGCGTTAGGGTAATGACGCAAAGCAGTGGATTTTTCATCATCATAGACCTTGGTTCAGTCGAGGTGGTTATCCGCCCGTGGCACTTTGAAGTCGTTTCTTGATTTCATCAAAGTTGGGGAGGTTGGTGTTGGCTCGCATTTCTGGGTAGAACTCTTTAAAATCAATGTGCTCAAAGTTGATTTGACCCAGTTCTTCGGGAGTAATGGCGGCGCAGGTGGGATTTTTTGCACTGCCTAACCGTTTACCCAGTTGCTGAATAGAGCCTTGCTCTTGAATGATTTTGGCCAGCTTGTTGTCGTAAACGCAGTAACTGCGCTTTTTACGTGTGCAGACACCCAGCACTTTCTTGGCGCAGTATTGCCCCACGTACAGGGTTAAGCCTTTCTCTTTGGCTTTCCCCAGCGCTTCTTCCGCTTCGCTGCATTTCGCTCCCAATCCTTGCCCCCATCCTGAGTCTTTACAACAATCGTTAAAACCCGCGAGTTTCTTATTGCACTTCATCGGCTTACCCGTGAATATTTTGGGTGGGTCTCCGATGTCTTTCACGGCTTCGGCAAGCCCCGCTAGCGCGGCGACGGACTTGTCAAAGTTGCCGTTAAGTTTGGGCTCGGGCACATAGCACTCTCCGTCAAGACAGAAGGAGTGCTCACCACATTGCAGGTCAGTGGCTCGGCATGTCTTCTCAGCACAGCTCTTTGTGACCTCTTGCTCGACGCACACCCCATTTTGCTTCAGGCTGCAATGTCGAGTTTGAGTCGTACAGTCTTTCGGGAGGTCCGCGCAGGTGTCAGGGCGGTCACAACGATGGTTAACCTGATATTTCCAACAGTTGAGCGTGGTGGGAATGCCATTCACCGAGCGTGTGGCTCGGCCTTCAAGACATTGCTGGCTAGTGACATTGCACGAGTTCATCAGGCTGCATTGTGTTCGCCAGGTCATATTGTTCTTGATGCAGTTCCCCCCGGATAAAGAGAATCCGTTTGAGCAGCTCAATGTGGCTTTTTTCGTTTGTGTGGTGGGTCGACAAATCTGGTAGCGTTTATGCCAGTATGCGCTCCATTGCCAGTTTAAGTTGATGGTATGTATTAACTCGCCAAGCGTGTAGCCTTGGTTGGGAGAGACTATCTTTCCATCCCAAAAATACGTGGTTTCTAATCCCGAAAAACCTCTTCTAGTCCCTGATTGCCTTACGTAATTGTCATTATTGTATCGGCATTGTGGGAGGGGGCGTTGGCAATCCCTCCCTTGTTGTGTCCAACCGGATGGACAGCGGTAGCTCACCTCACCGGTGCTCACGGAGGCAACGGGAACTTTTGTACAAGGCACATTGTTATTCGTTGGACGATGACACTGTTTAGGAATGTGTTCGATAAGGCACTGGGAGCCGCTATCACAATCGACATAGGCATTTGAGATGCCATGAGTGATTTCAAAAGCATTCTCTTGGCCAAGTAAGGCAAAGCGCATCGCCGGGTCGTATTTAACATCGGGTCGACCTTTATTGAAGTTCGCGTTGATGTCTTGAGCCAGTTCATTGGTCACAAACTCTGTCCCTTTTTGTGCATTGATCTCACTGTCTGACAGTGTGGATTCTTTTGGACTGCGGATCTCTTTTCGACACGTGGCGTCTTTGCAATAGTCATCGACATTGAGCGGGAGGGCATGAGGCGTGAGCGCTTGGCTTGCCGTTTGTTTCGCCCAATGAGCGCTCTCGGTAAAAGTGTGTTGTTCGCTGGCAAGCGAGATAGTGGATAAAAGACTGAGCGTGAGCGCAGTCCAAAGGTCAATGCGCATATAGAGCACCTCATCAAAAATTGGGGCGAGAGAGGGTTATTGGGAATAGAGCGTGCGCAGCAGCGGGTGAATGTTTTGCTGCGCATCCCCGGCAGCGAGGTAATCCAGAGCTTGGTAAAGTGAAATGTTGCCGTAAAGGATGTCGTAGTCACTGGTTTTACAAGGCTGCTTAGGTAAGCAGCGGTTTTTTTTAACCGAAACAAAGGCCGGTACGTGGTGAATATCAAATTGCTTAAACCAATCGGGGCTGATGGAAAAGCCGCTTTGAATGGGCGCCTTATTGGGTGAGCGTATCAAGGCCTCGATCCGCTTGACCGTGGCCGGAAAACCTTCGGGTAAGACACCGCGTATCACCAGTGGCACGCCTAAGTGTTCACTTTGCATCAGAAGCTGCTTGAGCGCGGTCTTGGGCATGGTGAGTGACACAAACACCATCACCCCTTTTGGGGCTTGGTCAGGGTGGCGCGTGGGCTTTTGTCTTCCTAGCAAGGGGGAAAGAGTCTCTTCTTTTATCAACTCTTGAACCTTGCGGCTGAGAGTCAGCGCTTCTTCTCGATAAGCCTGGGCTTTATTTTGTATGTCGTCCGTAGGCCACGCCTTCGCCGCCTCCGGTTGTTGAGTCATTTTTTGCTCAAGCTTGGCAAAAGCTTTGAGCTCTTGCTCCGTGTAAGCTTGGGTGGGTAACGCGATAAAAAAACACAGAAAAACAAGAGAGCGCCTAAAGGTGCTCTCAAAAGATGGAATGGTCATAGTAACCTCTTCATTATGGCCGCTGAAAGGGTGGGTAGAGGGTGTGAGCGTTTTGGCAGCTGATTGACAGCACCTGACGAGCATTGAGATCGCGACAAAACGAGAAGCAAAACTGCGAGAGCGAGAAACAGCAGTAAATGTGCTTGTGGTTGGCGAGATCTGTTTTTAAAAAATCGGTAAGGGAGTCAGGGTGACTGGCAATGAATAGGTCAGTCTCATTTTTGTGGGTAGGTCTGGGCATCATCGCGTCACCTTATAAAAAGACACAGTTGCGCTTTCGCCATTGTACAAAACCAAAGTTATCCCCTGTGACCGGATTGTCATGGCCGGCTTCCCAGAGCGTGGTCGTGGTGGTGTACGGGTGACACCAGGCGGCATCGGGAATAGGGCCCGACATTTGATACCGATAACGAGATTTTGGCAAAATAGGATCGGGATATTGATAACAAATCGCGCCATCTTCGCCGCGCGTCTCCCAGATGATCCCTTGTCGATGCAGTTTGTAGTTAAGCTTTTGCATCAAGAGTGTCGCCGCCTGGATGGGCGTGTCTCGATAGTTGGTGGTGCCAGTAAGCGGATAGGCACTGCCCTGTGAGCCTAAACACCAAAATAACGCATCAATAGGTAAGGCCGTGTTAGTGGAGGTCAACATGGCTTCGGGCACGCACGCAAGCTGAGCCACTAGGTTACCAAACAGTAACGCTTCGGGATTGAGAATGAGGGATAACTCATCGTCGTCCCAAAGTGGGTCAATTTCCGTCATGTAGGCAACATCAAACACATCTGTGGCCATGCAGGCGGTGGATTGCATCAGTTGTAGCCAATAAATGATGGGGTACTTATACCAATGGGCGTGATAAAAACCTCCGTCACTGCTGTCACTGTCACGAGCGGTCACGCGACCACCGATACGCTGAGTGTTGGCGCCTGACATTTGCACGCCCATGTTCACCATACAATAAGGGACGCGCGTGATATCGGTTAAGGCATAAGGCTCCCAATAGCCAATGTTGATGCCGATTTGCACAAAGATAGGCGGCGGTTTCGGGCAATAAGAGATAGGCATTGTGGGGTTATTGGTGTCTGGATATTTGGACGGCATGACTGTGGATGAGCCTATTGTCATCGGGAACAAACAATCCCAACAAATATCGGTAATGGGGTTAATAAAACGGCTTTTACACGCCGCACTGGCTGCTAGGGTTGATGGGGCAATAAAAACCAATAGGCAGCACAACAGTAAACGCAAGTGTCGTTGAGTCATGGTGGGGTCCTTTTTCCACGCAGAGCGTGGGACTCCTTTTGTCTCGACAACAGGCTTCGCCACATTATCGCAGCCAAAAGCGAGCTTGGTTAATAGAAAAAGAAGTGATATTGGAAGCATGATCAAGGGGAGGCGCGCACTTCTAAGGCCATTTCATTATCATTGCTCTACTTCCAAGGGCTGCAAACCCGATACGTTCACTTCATCGATGCGCCAGCGCGTGCCATCTTGATAGGCAATGGCCGGGACGTGAGTGATGTTAAGCGATTGGGTTAAGTGGCCTTGCTGCGCAAAATACATTCTTGCATCAAGTAAGGTCGCCATTTTATTCGGGCTGCCTCCCGTCAGCACCCACTTGATTGGCTTGGCGTTTTGATACTCGCTGGCGAACCTTCGTTGCTGCGCGTCTCTGGCATCAAAAAAGACCAGTACCTTACTGAGCTCAAATAGAGGCAAAACGTCTTGACCGTCTACCTTTGGCCAAGTGCGGCTATCAAAGGGGTTCACTCTGGTGCCCGCTTTGGCAATCACGGCCCCCGTGGTGGGGGCGATGATGTCTTTAGGGAGAGTGATGCTTGGATCTACATAAAAGGTGCGGGGATCGGTTGTGGTGGTTAAGCCTGCAACCGGCGGCGGGTTTTCAATGCTTTGCAGGGCGCGCTCAGTGAACTCGTTTTGCATGTCCGCCAATTGACCACTGGCCTCAAACCCTTTCAGTCTTTGGTGTATCCATTCCAGCATGTCGATTTCACCGATAGGGAAGACCGGGGCGACTTGCCCCAGCGCTTTCCCGTGAGCGTTAAAAGTGGCCATGCCTGCTGCGAGGATAAAAGGCAGCAAACTAAGTGCTTGCCCCAATGGCTTGATTAAAGGCGTCAATGTCTTTGCCATAAAAGTGCCTGGAGGTTTGCTCAATGGCGCGCTCCAGTGATTGGCCTTGTTTATAAAGATTTTCACAATACTCAAACTCCTTAGGCTCGGTTGAGAACATGGCGCGTTTCACCGGAGAGGCGAAAAAGCGGTGATAGGTGACATGGCCACCCGCTTTGATGCGCGCGCTGCTGTATCCTGCTTCAACAGACGGGGCGAAGCTTTTAATGATGCGCTGCTCAAACGGTGAGAAGGCATCCGGGTTTTGGAGCAGATACTTATCAAACCCTTCCCCTTGACGAAGAATGATGTGAATGTCTGAGTTGTTGTAGCAGGCTTTGGCTTCCTCGTTACTAAAGAAGTCTTCAATCCCTTGAGTCACCGTACAAAAAGCGCCGCCGAACTTACGGGCGGTGCGATAACCGGTGTTGATGAACTCCCTCGCTTGCTCGTTTGCCCCAGAGAGGAGGCTCCAGGCCTCTTCAATGATGCACAGCTTTGGGGTAGAGCGAGATCCAGCTAGGTACATCTGCTGGTTAATCGACACCATGAGAGCAAAAATCACGGGTCTGAGCACAGCAGGCGGGAACCCATCGAGTTCAAGCGTGGTGATTTCCACATTGGGGTCGAGCATGGATGGCTTGTTGAACACGTCTTTGTACATGCCATCTGTGCAGAACTTTTTCAGTTGCACCGCTATGTCTTTAATGCGTCGGTCGCTTTCTTCTCCAGCAATCTCAATCAAGGCGTCTCTGACATCATCCACCAAGACTTGATGACCTTTACGCTCCCATGCCGTCACTATCGCATCGCCTAAGACGCTTTGTTGAAACGCCGTCAGTGGTACGTAGGGTGACGCGATGGTGGCAAACAACGCCGTGATATTATCGAGCGCTTCCATCATGGGATCGACAGGTCTGCCGTCATCATCCACAAACTCAAACTCAGCACTTTGCATGGCGCCTAAATGCGTGAACGGGTTTAAGAAGATGTTGGCGTGGGTCATGTAGGTCCCCCCAAGGCTCAGGGTCAGCTTTTTATAGCTGGCTCCTTTATCGAGGATCCACACTTTACCGCCCATGGCGTAAACCGTTTCAGCGATTTCTTGGACTAGGAAGCTTTTCCCTGCGCCTGAGCCTCCCGTCAGGGCGATGTTTTGGTTATCACTGCCACAGGTGAAAGGGTTAAAGAACGAAATTTGTTGGCGCATAGTGGGCAGCAATACGCCACCTTTGAGCTGGCTAAAGTCCATGATGAGCGGAAAGAAATTCACCAGGTTAGAGCTCTTTAAGGTACGAACGCGCCCCGCTTTTTTACAATCGCCCCATAATCCTTCACTCATCATAAAAGGCAACGTGGAGAGCAGCGCTTGTGGCTGATTCATTTTCAGTGGAATGATGTCAAGGCCAGCATGGCTAAATGACTCCTTCGCCGCTTGGGTGTCTTTTTTCTGGTGGGCTTTATCGGTCATCAGCGAGACCGTGAGCACCATAGATGCAATGGTGAACTCTTTAGACAACAACCCTTTTTGCAAGGCTTTGCGCTCTTTGAGTTCATCTTCAGCCATGGGCGCGAGTATCGCCATTTGGCTGTTCACCGTCTTGGTTAAGTCTTTTATCTTGTTATCGTTATCCGCATTTTGCTTACCGGTTGGCTCATTGCGAAAACTCAAGGTAACGCGATGAGGGCAAGTGATGTTACGCGACACATTACGGATTGAAGAAAAGGCTTCTGGTAAAGCGTACAAGCGATAATCACCAGGCAATCGAGAAAGCCCTAAATGAACAAGGCGTGTGCGTACCTCTTCCCCTTGGTCATTGGTATGACGGGTGGCGATATGACCACGATGGGTTAACGCTTCGGTATCGGGAGATAACGCTTGCAGGTTCAAAGGTTCTAATGGGTTGTAGCTTTTTTCATTGGGTCTGTCTTGGCTTTTATCAAAGTTTAAGGTATCACCGACGCTGGTCAACAGTCCCTCAGGCGTGACGGGCAGTAAATCAAAACCAAGCTGCGCCAGCCCCGTTTCTAGAGTCATTCTCGCATCAAGCAGCTCTTGTGGGTCTTTTTCCGTGGTGGAGACAAAAAAGAATGCGTCGTAGTCGCGCAAATCAAAGCGATTGTTTTTTTGCCTATGTAGAAACCCGTGTTGCGCCGCGTAGTGGGCGTAAATGGCGTCATCGTTGGCCATTTTCTGACAGATACCGCCCCGCTGACTGAGAAGGGCTTGGTTCCCTTCGAGATAGTGCGCCACTCGGTTGTGACCAAAA is a window encoding:
- the trbC gene encoding type-F conjugative transfer system pilin assembly protein TrbC, with the protein product MTIPSFESTFRRSLVFLCFFIALPTQAYTEQELKAFAKLEQKMTQQPEAAKAWPTDDIQNKAQAYREEALTLSRKVQELIKEETLSPLLGRQKPTRHPDQAPKGVMVFVSLTMPKTALKQLLMQSEHLGVPLVIRGVLPEGFPATVKRIEALIRSPNKAPIQSGFSISPDWFKQFDIHHVPAFVSVKKNRCLPKQPCKTSDYDILYGNISLYQALDYLAAGDAQQNIHPLLRTLYSQ
- the trbB gene encoding type-F conjugative transfer system pilin assembly thiol-disulfide isomerase TrbB; translated protein: MPFFRTLVLAFLIHATTAHAAMQNQYALVFFFESTCPYCHKTAPKITRLGERFQLPVYAFSVDGPGILGFEVPIPVTPEIGKTFFPGQRKTVMPATFLMNVNSRKFSRLSIGDVPESTLAHSIQNALNDPRVQEALQ
- a CDS encoding conjugal transfer protein TraH; this translates as MKRSLFHHLSTVSVHKRVIPFVLISLSSASHADTNHSLARFFDNSGYNANVSNPTAYQGQSANYYTGGSLFVRNQIVDAQLVSVTVPSISTGCSGIDMFMGGFSHISSDQLVKLGKAIIHNAPPFIVNLALQTWAPQLKQNLDNLQARLDKYLNQSVNSCEAAQASIGGLAAFALPATKKHVCAALGTQNNAFSDWVQGQQECGAGGKAAGQLANAKKDPALKDMTQTHHNVVWSAIMNNAFLSSDKNLAQFMMSLSGTYVYDKDGNPRYYPSLLTDNNNLVNVLLEGGKSDVYQCRKTAPDACITITKRNNLSITQANGIQNQIRKQLDSILQKIATDQRLTRQQEGFLELIQTPVLKFFIDDLSAKQPPDTSNYSRMIAVELLNQYLVSMLNVASQSLANTNNSQDDIALITRDIDNAKRFTAGLADKAIEALNKRNQLIDSQRKTALQSTNEISTTTKPAQAYGN
- the traG gene encoding conjugal transfer mating-pair stabilization protein TraG produces the protein MILEYYTYTSGEVVNKAFNALATFFRTNTFGDYLQMCMMLGLVTSLFIFMLSRNPKDLIKWMVVFFAVPLFLINMKADMLIIDKTQPGKAYKVDNVPYLVAVPTYFFSSIMVGMAEGVEGIFTTSDDERYGRTGMLFGSELYQLSRQSRINELALQKLWRDYFHNCMIGDVRINGKYTWDELFAAPDIFAFLDGVRQSPLRALFLDEGGGQSTYKRCEEAYPIIKQRFNDAADKNMSLLAHQLLGKDADRYKPQVVQSLQRSYNKFFAISTSASNTIKQNMLMNELRYNLDSLDPTQAALNYAYTTNKLQTTSMWASLGLMAREYLPMLHTMMFMLFACLGFFVAGAAVIPGLTMMVLKNYFGTFAFLATWPALFAIINGFQLWGLESLSTDVSGKFGGLVLSNANTADELHSRFAWMTGILMVAVPMIAKGILKGGQEVLSSMNYQLSSMINSTNARASAAASTGNLDFGSMQIDNHSMNNTHANKFDTNTLTNQGHTYTQNPDGSVTTQHGDGRTTYDSSQTTSRGNISANTQSMLQESVANARSHTAQNLEQNSTQLGQTIQGGAALSDRWHDSVSKNLAYGEGSTSGFNTQVSQGMNDMQTAVNSVSQQTGWTKDQSQAYLQSVYGGFEGGVGTGKGASPFNLGASGGVKWSDDERTAYSKMNTEQKQQLEQATKQYTEGANAVTSAGTQVDNKDTRTSVEQFAHDFAINASNTKSLGASVMQSQSDLNALSNTQTRLDSGSASFTANAIQGFQNYLEKQLEQPDVQRLMTAHQPEDIADAKKSWQEFTRTEAFATMAGLDGDAAKIVGKMNQAHQATTPTGPLTLSPEQNNTMEKEWGSTVDTVAATRTAMLHNNETGGLFNQERFDGVTDEVRYQQEEAQKPISKPEPMIKLTIASQVEEEVTPPERTEYVTSDQAYPSAPRYTKKPKA
- the traN gene encoding type-F conjugative transfer system mating-pair stabilization protein TraN — protein: MRIDLWTALTLSLLSTISLASEQHTFTESAHWAKQTASQALTPHALPLNVDDYCKDATCRKEIRSPKESTLSDSEINAQKGTEFVTNELAQDINANFNKGRPDVKYDPAMRFALLGQENAFEITHGISNAYVDCDSGSQCLIEHIPKQCHRPTNNNVPCTKVPVASVSTGEVSYRCPSGWTQQGRDCQRPLPQCRYNNDNYVRQSGTRRGFSGLETTYFWDGKIVSPNQGYTLGELIHTINLNWQWSAYWHKRYQICRPTTQTKKATLSCSNGFSLSGGNCIKNNMTWRTQCSLMNSCNVTSQQCLEGRATRSVNGIPTTLNCWKYQVNHRCDRPDTCADLPKDCTTQTRHCSLKQNGVCVEQEVTKSCAEKTCRATDLQCGEHSFCLDGECYVPEPKLNGNFDKSVAALAGLAEAVKDIGDPPKIFTGKPMKCNKKLAGFNDCCKDSGWGQGLGAKCSEAEEALGKAKEKGLTLYVGQYCAKKVLGVCTRKKRSYCVYDNKLAKIIQEQGSIQQLGKRLGSAKNPTCAAITPEELGQINFEHIDFKEFYPEMRANTNLPNFDEIKKRLQSATGG
- the traF gene encoding type-F conjugative transfer system pilin assembly protein TraF, producing MMMKNPLLCVITLTLLAHLPPTLAHETPLGWRWYNEPKARPDKPKPKPLPSNTQTTVSSPKTLSATEQMDWFHSVHIEAQNDAVIHPKDKDKLAKFLALNHFITDQTDQLGMTFKALLLERPEFSYTKDHPTEQAARQVYLELEEKKKTAAVENMKQDGWGFFFVYDGEDTLSQQLAPSIQAFADRYHFELLGISNDGTFITHLKENRHNQGKVSVPFTPALILVQPSTGEMKPLAYGWISQNDLIGRFYNVATNFEQSDF